The following proteins are co-located in the Vicia villosa cultivar HV-30 ecotype Madison, WI unplaced genomic scaffold, Vvil1.0 ctg.000422F_1_1, whole genome shotgun sequence genome:
- the LOC131628073 gene encoding F-box/kelch-repeat protein At3g23880-like, whose protein sequence is MAKRRKQPQQTLTLTSPHLSGSLPFDLVVEILYRLPVKHLLQLRCVCKSWNSIISRDSEFAKKQFRLSTSSHDRHHLILSSSKFLLSHSSISSIFTSTFTTATSTVKQFSYGKRSILNKIADRNSASTCDGILCFKIHDTLALVCNPFIRKFKRLPLLKFPHQFHTSYTLVYDRFTNNYKIIAVTNSYKIIAVNTSRMKYEVSVHTLGTRCWRRILDFPGPDLIPNSGSGTSLNDSVNWLTSGTTDWAYLIISLDLEKESYQKLSVPVFDVDFPISMMSTLGTLRGCLSLLSPRDTFYDVLIMKEYGDENSWIKLFSVPQTNPWGNCHYTKVLYISEDDQVLMEFCKGWTETKYSLVVYDSINNTFKIPKFQNNIHGHMVAKEIYVESLICPF, encoded by the coding sequence ATGGCCAAAAGAAggaaacaacctcaacaaaccctaaccctaacatCACCGCATCTCAGCGGTTCTCTTCCGTTCGATTTGGTGGTTGAAATACTGTATAGACTCCCTGTCAAACACCTCCTTCAACTCCGCTGCGTCTGTAAATCATGGAATTCTATTATCTCTAGAGATTCCGAGTTTGCCAAGAAGCAATTCCGCTTGTCAACCTCCAGCCACGACCGCCACCACCTCATCCTATCTTCATCTAAGTTCCTTCTTTCACATTCCTCAATTTCCTCTATATTCACCTCCACATTCACTACTGCTACTTCTACTGTCAAACAGTTCAGTTACGGTAAAAGAAGTATTCTTAACAAAATAGCAGATCGGAATAGCGCTTCCACCTGTGACGGCATCCTATGTTTTAAGATACATGATACTTTGGCTCTGGTGTGTAACCCTTTCATTCGAAAATTCAAAAGATTGCCTCTTCTGAAATTTCCACACCAATTCCATACCTCATATACCTTAGTGTATGATCGTTTCACTAATAATTATAAGATTATTGCTGTTACTAATAGTTATAAGATTATTGCTGTTAATACGAGTAGAATGAAATACGAAGTCAGCGTTCATACATTGGGTACTCGTTGTTGGAGAAGGATTTTGGACTTCCCAGGTCCTGACCTCATTCCTAATTCTGGATCAGGAACTTCTTTGAATGACTCCGTTAATTGGTTGACAAGTGGTACTACTGATTGGGCGTATTTAATTATTTCTCTTGATTTGGAGAAAGAGTCCTATCAAAAGCTTTCAGTGCCAGTCTTTGATGTGGATTTCCCAATTTCTATGATGAGTACCTTAGGGACATTGAGGGGTTGTTTGTCTCTCCTCTCTCCCAGGGACACGTTTTATGATGTTTTGATTATGAAGGAATACGGTGATGAAAATTCTTGGATTAAATTGTTCAGTGTTCCTCAAACGAATCCATGGGGTAATTGTCACTATACCAAGGTATTATATATTTCAGAAGATGACCAAGTGTTGATGGAGTTTTGCAAGGGTTGGACTGAGACGAAATATAGTTTGGTGGTTTATGATTCCATAAATAATACTTTCAAGATTCCGAAATTTCAAAACAACATCCATGGTCATATGGTGGCAAAAGAAATCTATGTTGAGAGCTTGATTTGTCCTTTCTAG
- the LOC131628095 gene encoding GEM-like protein 4, with product MNTSFLHDLLNGISISSTYPVGKSSKRYLPDSSGKYCKSITKSKKGKLNSVLTKMTDTVKGKLRLGARILQVGGVEKVFMKLFSVKDGEKLLKASQCYLSTTSGPIAGLLFISTHKVAFCSEKSIKITSPKGEFIRIHYKVSIPHEKIEHVNQSQNVKKPSEKYIEIVTVDGFDSWFMGFFNYRKALRYLQQVIYRSQREK from the exons ATGAATACCTCATTTCTTCATGACCTACTTAATGGAATCTCTATCAGCTCAACTTATCCGGTTGGGAAGTCCTCAAAGAGATACTTGCCTGATTCTTCTGGCAAATACTGCAAGTCTATCACAAAATCAAAGAAAG GTAAATTAAATTCAGTTCTAACTAAGATGACAGATACCGTAAAAGGGAAATTGAGGTTGGGAGCGAGAATTCTTCAAGTTGGAGGAGTAGAGAAAGTGTTTATGAAACTTTTTAGTGTTAAAGATGGAGAGAAGTTATTGAAAGCATCACAATGCTACTTATCAACGACATCAGGTCCTATAGCAGGCCTCCTCTTCATATCCACTCACAAAGTTGCTTTTTGCAGTGAAAAATCCATCAAGATCACTTCTCCAAAAGGAGAATTTATTAGAATTCATTATAAG GTCTCTATTCCACATGAAAAGATAGAACATGTCAACCAAAGTCAAAATGTGAAGAAACCTTCGGAAAAATATATAGAAATAGTTACCGTGGATGGTTTTGACTCCTGGTTTATGGGTTTTTTTAATTACCGGAAAGCTTTAAGATATCTGCAACAGGTTATCTATCGATCTCAGAGAGAAAAGTAG
- the LOC131628096 gene encoding putative GEM-like protein 8 has translation MQTSLLHEIVVPIIHDQFQKSDNRYLLDSASHPCQYPSKHQSKCRVVSSNQKKHNRKGDSNSETSARLGTNISETIKRKLSLGARILQVGGEEKMFMKYFSVIEGERLLKVCHCYLSTTSGPLAGLLFISTEKVVIPAKNIKCVNQSQNVEKPAQKYINIVTVDNFDFWFMGVFKYQKTIKYLEQAISQV, from the exons ATGCAGACATCACTTCTTCATGAGATAGTTGTTCCAATCATACATGACCAGTTTCAAAAGTCGGATAACAGATACTTACTTGATTCAGCCTCTCATCCATGTCAATATCCATCTAAACATCAAAGCAAAT GTAGAGTAGTAAGTTCTAACCAGAAAAAGCACAACAGGAAGGGTGATAGTAATTCTGAAACTTCAGCGAGACTTGGGACAAACATATCTGAAACTATAAAAAGGAAGTTGAGCTTAGGAGCAAGAATTCTTCAAGTGGGCGGAGAGGAGAAAATGTTCATGAAATATTTTAGTGTGATCGAGGGGGAGAGGCTGTTGAAAGTTTGCCATTGTTATCTGTCGACCACATCTGGCCCTCTAGCTGGTCTCCTCTTCATCTCCACTGAAAAG GTTGTCATTCCCGCGAAGAACATAAAGTGTGTGAATCAAAGTCAAAATGTTGAGAAACCAGCACAGAAGTATATAAATATAGTTACAGTGGATAATTTTGATTTCTGGTTTATGGGAGTGTTCAAATATCAGAAAACTATAAAATATCTCGAGCAAGCAATTTCACAAGTTTAG
- the LOC131628037 gene encoding GEM-like protein 4, producing MQTSLLHELIVGTLIIQNKFQKSDNRYLLDSASHQYQYPSKDQSKCRVVSSNQKKPSRKADSNSEISVTNISETIKRKLSLGARILQVGGVEKVFMKYFSVIEGERLLKVCHCYLSTTSGPLAGLLFISTEKVAFCSERSIKVFNKKGQMCRIHYKVSIPVKKIKCVRQSENVEKPRQKYINIVTVDNFDFWLMGVSKYHKTYKYLKQATSHAMIYSSKQ from the exons ATGCAGACCTCACTTCTTCACGAGCTAATTGTTGGAACTCTAATCATACAAAACAAGTTTCAAAAATCGGATAACAGATACTTGCTCGATTCAGCCTCTCATCAATATCAATATCCATCCAAAGATCAAAGCAAAT GTAGAGTAGTAAGTTCTAACCAGAAAAAGCCCAGCAGGAAGGCCGATAGTAATTCTGAAATTTCAGTGACAAACATATCGGAAACTATAAAGAGAAAGTTAAGCTTAGGGGCTCGAATTCTTCAAGTGGGTGGAGTGGAGAAAGTGTTCATGAAGTATTTTAGTGTGATCGAGGGGGAGAGGCTGTTGAAAGTTTGCCATTGTTATCTGTCCACCACATCTGGCCCTCTAGCTGGTCTCCTCTTCATCTCCACGGAAAAGGTTGCCTTTTGCAGTGAGAGATCAATAAAAGTGTTTAATAAGAAAGGTCAAATGTGTAGGATCCACTATAAG GTTTCTATTCCAGTGAAGAAGATAAAGTGTGTGAGGCaaagtgaaaatgttgagaaGCCAAGACAGAAGTACATAAATATAGTTACAGTTGACAACTTTGATTTCTGGCTTATGGGTGTATCAAAATATCACAAgacttataaatatctcaaacaaGCAACTTCTCACGCAATGATATACAGCAGCAAGCAATGA